One genomic region from Phocoena sinus isolate mPhoSin1 chromosome 3, mPhoSin1.pri, whole genome shotgun sequence encodes:
- the ACTL9 gene encoding actin-like protein 9, whose translation MDPNRGNPPGPQTSPEAPKPSLNPCSILAKNTMPQEPPSMVGDRLTPKARAVVIDMGTGTCKVGFAGQARPTYTVATVVGCQPKKSTTTGPPVLEAFIGEAARTRPELMLVQTVRNGIVVDWDAAELIWRHMLEHDLLVNPRDHPLLFSDPPFSPTTNREKLVEVAFESLSSPAMYVASQSVLSAYAHGRVSGLVVDTGHGVTYTVPVFQGYNLPHATERLDLAGTHLTAFLAEMLLGSGLPLGQQDLDTVENIKRRYCYVASDFLKAQARPEGKCRQTLKLPDGRMVTLGKELFRCPELLFSPPEIPGLSPVGVPTMAKQSLQKVPLELRTDVAQNVLLCGGSSLFTGFEDRFRAELLRGLPPEAHVVVAAQPTRNFSVWIGGSILASLSAFKFCWVLREQYEEQGPHVVYRKCC comes from the coding sequence ATGGATCCAAATCGGGGCAACCCCCCGGGGCCCCAGACCTCCCCAGAGGCCCCCAAGCCTAGCCTGAACCCCTGCTCAATCCTGGCGAAAAATACCATGCCGCAAGAACCCCCCAGCATGGTGGGCGACAGGTTGACCCCAAAGGCCCGGGCGGTGGTCATCGACATGGGCACAGGCACCTGTAAGGTGGGCTTCGCGGGGCAGGCCCGGCCCACCTACACCGTGGCCACCGTCGTCGGCTGCCAACCCAAGAAGTCGACCACCACCGGGCCGCCGGTGCTGGAGGCGTTCATCGGCGAAGCAGCCCGCACTCGCCCTGAGCTGATGCTGGTGCAGACCGTGCGGAACGGCATCGTGGTGGACTGGGACGCAGCCGAGCTGATCTGGCGCCACATGCTGGAACACGACCTCCTCGTGAACCCCCGGGACCACCCGCTGCTGTTCTCCGATCCGCCCTTCAGCCCCACCACCAACCGCGAGAAGCTGGTGGAGGTGGCTTTCGAGTCGCTGAGCTCCCCCGCCATGTATGTGGCTTCCCAGTCAGTGCTGTCCGCCTACGCGCACGGGCGGGTCAGCGGGCTGGTGGTGGACACGGGCCACGGGGTCACCTACACGGTGCCCGTCTTCCAGGGCTACAACCTGCCTCACGCCACAGAGCGCCTGGACCTGGCGGGCACCCACCTGACCGCCTTCCTGGCGGAGATGCTGCTCGGGTCCGGCTTGCCCCTGGGGCAGCAGGACCTGGACACGGTGGAGAACATCAAGCGCCGCTACTGCTATGTGGCCTCCGACTTCCTGAAGGCACAGGCCCGGCCCGAGGGGAAATGCCGCCAGACCTTGAAGCTGCCTGACGGGCGGATGGTCACGCTGGGCAAAGAGCTGTTCCGGTGCCCTGAACTGCTGTTCAGCCCCCCCGAGATCCCAGGGCTGTCGCCCGTGGGCGTCCCCACCATGGCGAAACAGAGTCTTCAGAAGGTGCCGCTGGAGTTGCGGACCGATGTGGCCCAGAACGTGCTGCTCTGCGGGGGCTCTTCACTCTTCACCGGGTTTGAGGATCGCTTCCGCGCTGAGCTGCTGCGCGGTCTGCCCCCAGAGGCCCACGTGGTAGTGGCGGCCCAGCCCACCAGGAATTTCTCCGTGTGGATCGGCGGCTCCATCCTCGCCTCGCTGAGCGCCTTCAAGTTCTGCTGGGTCTTGCGGGAGCAGTACGAAGAGCAGGGGCCCCACGTCGTGTACCGCAAATGCTGCTGA